The following proteins are encoded in a genomic region of Streptococcus sp. 29892:
- a CDS encoding RNA-binding S4 domain-containing protein, whose translation MRLDKYLKVSRIIKRRTVAKEVADKGRIKVNGILAKSSTDLKVNDQVEIQFGNKLLTVKVLEMKDSTKKEDALKMYEIVSEKRIEADEKI comes from the coding sequence ATGAGACTAGATAAATATTTAAAAGTTTCTCGCATTATCAAGCGTCGGACAGTTGCAAAGGAAGTAGCTGATAAGGGAAGGATTAAAGTTAATGGTATTTTGGCTAAGTCTTCAACAGATTTGAAAGTGAATGATCAGGTTGAAATCCAATTTGGCAATAAGTTGCTAACTGTAAAAGTCCTTGAAATGAAAGATTCTACAAAAAAAGAAGATGCACTGAAAATGTATGAAATTGTCAGTGAAAAAAGGATAGAAGCAGATGAGAAAATCTAA